Proteins encoded together in one Onychomys torridus chromosome 1, mOncTor1.1, whole genome shotgun sequence window:
- the P2ry6 gene encoding P2Y purinoceptor 6 — MERDNGTIHAPGLPPTTCVYREDFKRLLLPPVYSVVLAVGLPLNICVIAQICSSRRALTRSAVYTLNLALADLMYACSLPLLIYNYARGDHWPFGDLACRLVRFLFYANLHGSILFLTCISFQRYLGICHPLAPWHKRGGRRAAWVVCGAVWLAVTAQCLPTAVFAATGIQRNRTVCYDLSPPILSTRYLPYGMALTVVGFLLPFTALLACYCRMARRLCRRDGPAGPVAQERRSKAARMAMVVAAVFAISFLPFHITKTAYLAVRSTPGVSCPVLETFAAAYKGTRPFASANSVLDPILFYFTQQKFRRQPHELLQKLTAKWQRQRV, encoded by the coding sequence ATGGAGCGGGACAATGGCACCATCCATGCGCCTGGCTTGCCGCCCACCACGTGTGTCTACCGTGAGGATTTCAAGCGGCTGCTGCTACCCCCGGTATACTCAGTGGTGCTGGCGGTCGGCCTGCCACTGAACATCTGTGTCATCGCCCAGATCTGCTCATCCCGCCGGGCTCTGACGCGTTCAGCTGTGTACACCCTGAACCTGGCACTGGCAGACCTGATGTATGCCTGCTCCCTGCCCCTACTTATCTATAACTACGCCAGAGGGGACCACTGGCCCTTCGGAGACCTGGCCTGCCGCCTCGTGCGCTTCCTCTTCTATGCCAACCTACACGGTAGCATCCTGTTCCTCACCTGCATTAGCTTCCAGCGCTACCTCGGTATCTGCCATCCCCTGGCCCCCTGGCACAAGCGCGGGGGTCGCCGCGCTGCCTGGGTGGTGTGTGGAGCTGTATGGCTGGCTGTCACAGCTCAGTGCTTGCCCACAGCCGTCTTTGCTGCCACAGGCATCCAGCGCAACCGCACTGTCTGCTATGACCTGAGCCCACCCATCCTTTCCACCCGCTACCTGCCCTATGGCATGGCTCTCACGGTCGTGGGCTTCTTGCTGCCCTTCACAGCCTTACTGGCCTGCTACTGTCGCATGGCCCGCCGCCTGTGCCGTCGGGATGGCCCAGCAGGACCTGTGGCCCAAGAGCGGCGCAGCAAGGCAGCCCGTATGGCTATGGTGGTGGCAGCTGTCTTCGCCATCAGCTTCCTGCCTTTCCACATCACTAAGACAGCTTACTTGGCTGTGCGGTCCACGCCTGGTGTCTCTTGCCCTGTACTGGAGACCTTCGCAGCGGCCTACAAAGGCACTCGGCCCTTCGCCAGTGCCAACAGTGTTCTGGACCCCATCCTCTTTTATTTCACACAGCAGAAGTTCCGGAGGCAGCCCCATGAGCTGCTGCAGAAGCTCACAGCcaagtggcagaggcagagagtcTGA